The DNA segment GAAAGGCTGAGTTAACATTATTTTCCTTTATTGTAAGAATATAGGAAGCGATGACCAACTCTTCTCTATATTCTTGATTTTTCTTAAATGTACATGTTCATCAAGTGAGAATAAGTAGGACTCTATAATATTAGTCAAAATATGGTAAGAACAAAGATTGCTAAGTATTCCACTTCCTTTTGAGGGAGCAAAGAGTGAGATTGCAGCACTCTTTTGAAGAAGTCCATATTTACGATCTGTTAAGAGAATAGAAGTGATTTCTTTGGTTAAGAGAGTATTTAGGAATTCAAAGCTCTCAGTAAGCTCTTTGTTTACAGATATTAGAATCACTAAATCACTTGAGGTTGCATTATGAAGTTCAAATTCTTTAGAGAATCCAACATTATCAAGTTCAATAACTTCTTTTCCAAGAAGCTCTAAATTATTGGCAAGCTTTCTAATTATTGGTTTTAACTGTCCTATACCGATGATAAAAATTCTTTTAGATGAGTAAATATTCTTGGCCACTTTAAATAAGTCATCTTCTTTCAATGAGCTTTTTAGCTTTGCAATATTATTAACTTCATCATCAAGTATTGCATCTAGGATTGAGTTCTTATCTGTTCTCTTTAAGAAATTTTCTGCTTGTATTGTGGGTGAACTTTCGTCTTTGTATAAAGACTCAATTTCCTTTTTCAACTGGGGGAAACCTTTGAAGTCTAGCGATTTGGCCATTCTAGTTAAAGAGGAAAATGAGATATCAAACTTGTGGCAGATTTCTTGTCCT comes from the Halobacteriovorax sp. HLS genome and includes:
- a CDS encoding MurR/RpiR family transcriptional regulator is translated as MNIQERINNSNLPQKQLRVIQSILNDLESNSFLSGQEICHKFDISFSSLTRMAKSLDFKGFPQLKKEIESLYKDESSPTIQAENFLKRTDKNSILDAILDDEVNNIAKLKSSLKEDDLFKVAKNIYSSKRIFIIGIGQLKPIIRKLANNLELLGKEVIELDNVGFSKEFELHNATSSDLVILISVNKELTESFEFLNTLLTKEITSILLTDRKYGLLQKSAAISLFAPSKGSGILSNLCSYHILTNIIESYLFSLDEHVHLRKIKNIEKSWSSLPIFLQ